From Salvelinus fontinalis isolate EN_2023a chromosome 30, ASM2944872v1, whole genome shotgun sequence, one genomic window encodes:
- the LOC129828695 gene encoding 1-acyl-sn-glycerol-3-phosphate acyltransferase epsilon-like, whose amino-acid sequence MLLSLVVHTYSLRYWFPAAVMIGTAPAYILSWGACRLISAFLPSRIYRRMDDHLYNIYQSLVLFFFENYTGVEIVIYGDIPKNKENVVYLSNHQCTADWIIADMLAIRQKALGHVRYVLKDGLKWLPLYGWYFSQHGGVYVKRSATFDEKAMKKKLSSQTVLGTPMYLVIFPEGTRYNPELKKMISDSQAFSAKEGLAVLDHVLTPRMKASHIAIETMRDHLDAVYDVTVVYEGTLGTSSERHPAPSMPEFLCKECPKVHIHFERVDVKEIPPESVFFRRWLHERFEIKDQMLTTFYESEDPDKKGRFPGEGQRSHLSITKTLPSLLFLSGLTLPMLLTESGRKLYVRTWVYGTLLGWLWVNVSP is encoded by the exons ATGCTGCTCTCCCTTGTTGTGCACACGTACTCGTTGCGGTACTGGTTTCCTGCAGCGGTTATGATAGGCACAGCTCCGGCTTATATACTGTCATGGGGTGCTTGTCGTTTGATTTCGGCTTTCCTGCCATCAAGAATATACCGCAGGATGGACGACCACCTCTATAACATCTACCAGAGCCTCGTCCTCTTTTTCTTTGAAAACTATACCGGGGTGGAG ATTGTTATTTATGGAGACATACCAAAGAATAAAGAGAATGTGGTCTACCTTTCCAACCATCAATGCACAG CGGACTGGATCATTGCCGACATGTTAGCCATTAGGCAGAAAGCACTTGGCCATGTGAGATATGTCCTGAAAGATGGTCTGAAGTGGCTCCCATTGTACGGATGGTATTTCTCTCAG catGGAGGTGTCTACGTGAAGCGAAGTGCAACGTTTGACGAGAAAGCAATGAAAAAGAAGCTCTCTTCACAGACAGTGTTGGGAACACCA ATGTATCTTGTCATCTTCCCAGAAGGAACCCGATACAACCCTGAACTCAAGAAGATGATCAGCGACAGTCAGGCTTTTTCCGCTAAAGAAG GACTGGCTGTCTTGGACCACGTTCTGACCCCAAGAATGAAAGCCTCGCACATTGCCATAGAAACCATGAGGGACCACCTGGATGCTGTGTATGATGTCACCGTGGTGTATGAGGGAACACTGGGCACAAGCAGTGAAAGACATCCTGCCCCATCAATGCCAG AATTCCTGTGTAAGGAATGTCCCAAAGTTCACATCCACTTTGAACGTGTGGACGTGAAGGAAATTCCTCCGGAGTCTGTGTTTTTCCGCAGGTGGCTGCACGAGAGATTTGAGATCAAGGACCA GATGTTGACTACTTTCTATGAGTCTGAGGATCCAGACAAAAAAGGCAGATTCCCTGGAGAAGGTCAAAGGTCCCATCTGAGCATTACGAAGACGTTGCCATCGCTGCTATTTCTGAGCGGGCTAACACTGCCAATGCTGTTGACAGAGTCTGGCAGGAAACTCTATGTCCGAACCTGGGTGTATGGGACTCTGTTGGGATGGCTCTGGGTGAATGTTAGTCCATAG